The sequence TGGCAGAGCCGGACCTGCACCCTGATTCATCGCCGTCTCTCGATTCAGGACCTGTCTCCGGCGGGCCATCAGCCGATGCAGTCATCCTGCGGGCGCTACCGGCTGGTCTTTAACGGCGAGATCTACAACTACAAAGAGCTCCGCAACCACTTGGAGTCCCTCGGCGAGCGATTTGTCTCCACGGGCGACACCGAGGTGCTCCTGCGGCTGTTGATCCGCGAGGGTGCAGCGGCGCTTCCCCAGTTGCGCGGCATGTTCGCCTTCTGTCTATTTGATCAGCTCAGTCAGAGCGCCTTGCTGGGGCGGGATCCCTTCGGTATCAAGCCTCTCTATCTCTACCGATCGAGAGAAAGGCGGTTGCTGTTCTCATCGGAGGTGAGAGCTCTGCTTCGCAGTGGTGCGGTCCCCCGCGAACTCAATGGGGAGGCTCTTCAGCACTACCTGATGTTCGGCTGTGTGCCCCAGCTGGGGACCCTGGTGCAGGGTCTCAATGCCCTGCCCCCAGGGCATCTCGCCCGCTGGCAGAACGGCGAGCTGGCGATTGAGCGCTATTGGCATCCCCGCTTTGGAGCAGAAGGGGGTGGCTCATACGACGAGCTGGTGGAGCGGACGCGATCGGCGGTGAGCAAGAGCGTCAAAGCGCACATGGTCTCGGATGTGCCAGTGGGCCTGTTCCTCTCGGGGGGCATGGATTCATCGGCAATCCTCGCGGCCTCTGACCAGCGGCTGACGACCCTCTCGATTGGTTTTGAAGAGGAGGCCTTCGATGAAAGCGCCCTCGCTGAGCAGGTTGCTCGTCGCTTTGGCTCAGACCATCGCCGCTTGCTGCTGCGCCGGGATCAGGCCTGGTCGCGCTTGCCCGCCTTTTTTGATGCCCTTGATCAACCCAGTACGGATGGCTTCAACACCTACTGCGTTTCGGCTGAGGCCGCGGATGCGGGCCTCAAGGTCGTGATGAGTGGGTTGGGTGGCGATGAACTCTTTGGCGGCTACCCCCTGTTTGAAACCGTGCCGAAGCTGCTGGCGCTGCGCCAGCGTCTTGGACCGGCTGCCTGGGCTGCCTCGCAGCTGATCAGGCCGATAAAGCGAGCCAAGCTCCAGCGTTTTGCGGACTATCTCGCCAGCCCGGCTGGGGTGGTGGCGGCCCATCGCTGCATGCGCACAATTTTTTCAGCGCGTGAAGCCTCACGGCTGATCAAGCTCTGGAATCTCACGGTGCCGGCCACGCCACCTCTGGCGGAGCTGCCTGAGGGGATGGCTGAGGCCAGCGTCGCTGATCAGCTCGCGTGGCTTGAAACCTCGAGCTACATGGGAGGGATGCTGTTGCGCGATAGCGACGCCCTATCGATGGCCAGCTCCTTAGAGCTTCGGGTCCCGCTGGTCGACGTGGGTTTGTTCGAGGCCCTGTCTCCCGTGGCCGCATCAGAGCGTTTGGCTCCAGGCAAACAGCTGCTGCGGGATGCCTTCCCCGAGGTGACGGCGCTGCTGAAGGATGCCCCCAAGCGTGGTTTTGTCATTCCC is a genomic window of Synechococcus sp. A10-1-5-1 containing:
- the asnB gene encoding asparagine synthase (glutamine-hydrolyzing), with protein sequence MCGLAGELTSGSAETMPRAQAARIAELLLHRGPDDSGIWQSRTCTLIHRRLSIQDLSPAGHQPMQSSCGRYRLVFNGEIYNYKELRNHLESLGERFVSTGDTEVLLRLLIREGAAALPQLRGMFAFCLFDQLSQSALLGRDPFGIKPLYLYRSRERRLLFSSEVRALLRSGAVPRELNGEALQHYLMFGCVPQLGTLVQGLNALPPGHLARWQNGELAIERYWHPRFGAEGGGSYDELVERTRSAVSKSVKAHMVSDVPVGLFLSGGMDSSAILAASDQRLTTLSIGFEEEAFDESALAEQVARRFGSDHRRLLLRRDQAWSRLPAFFDALDQPSTDGFNTYCVSAEAADAGLKVVMSGLGGDELFGGYPLFETVPKLLALRQRLGPAAWAASQLIRPIKRAKLQRFADYLASPAGVVAAHRCMRTIFSAREASRLIKLWNLTVPATPPLAELPEGMAEASVADQLAWLETSSYMGGMLLRDSDALSMASSLELRVPLVDVGLFEALSPVAASERLAPGKQLLRDAFPEVTALLKDAPKRGFVIPFDQWLRTSSEGADIGGLPQLDLRAASRAVDLRPWARQWGLFVLADWLERNMAIALQPG